A stretch of Desulfuromonas sp. DNA encodes these proteins:
- the cbiB gene encoding adenosylcobinamide-phosphate synthase CbiB — protein MGGLILCAFALDLLLGDPRGLPHPVVFIGRLIGRLEGLLTGLVANRRVAGVLLAGLTLAVTGLVTLALLRLAGAIHPLLGWLAALWAAYTTLALRSLHRESREVVALVEDGRLEDARRALSLIVGRDTAALDEEGILRACIETVAENASDGVVAPLFYLFLGGPVLAMLYKAANTLDSMVGYKNDRYRELGWASARLDDLLNLLPARLTGLLVVLAAFPLGLDGREALRIMRRDAAKHKSPNAGYPEAAAAGALGVRLGGPAVYFGQTVEKASLGDGAGPVTAGSYRAMIRILYLASSLALGLGLLLTGLWR, from the coding sequence CGGCTTATCGGGCGTCTGGAGGGCCTGCTGACGGGGCTGGTCGCGAACCGGCGAGTGGCGGGCGTTCTGCTCGCAGGCTTGACCCTGGCGGTCACCGGACTCGTTACCCTCGCCCTGCTGCGGCTGGCCGGGGCGATCCACCCCCTTCTCGGCTGGCTGGCCGCACTGTGGGCGGCCTACACGACCCTTGCCCTGCGGTCCCTCCACCGGGAGAGCCGGGAGGTGGTGGCCCTGGTGGAGGACGGAAGGCTGGAGGATGCGCGCCGCGCCCTCTCCTTGATCGTCGGGCGGGACACCGCAGCCCTGGACGAGGAGGGGATCCTGCGGGCCTGTATCGAGACGGTGGCGGAGAACGCTTCGGACGGGGTTGTGGCCCCCCTTTTCTACCTCTTTCTCGGCGGGCCGGTGTTGGCGATGCTCTACAAGGCCGCCAATACCCTGGACTCCATGGTGGGGTACAAGAACGACCGCTACCGGGAACTGGGATGGGCCTCGGCCCGCCTCGACGACCTGCTCAACCTGCTTCCCGCCCGGCTGACCGGGCTGCTGGTGGTCCTGGCCGCCTTTCCCCTGGGACTCGACGGTCGGGAGGCCCTGCGCATCATGCGGCGCGACGCGGCCAAGCACAAAAGCCCCAACGCCGGTTACCCGGAGGCCGCCGCCGCGGGGGCCCTCGGGGTGAGGCTGGGCGGGCCGGCGGTCTATTTCGGCCAAACCGTGGAAAAGGCCTCTCTGGGCGACGGGGCCGGGCCGGTTACCGCCGGGAGCTACCGGGCTATGATCCGGATCCTCTACCTGGCTTCAAGCCTCGCTCTGGGACTGGGGCTGCTGCTGACGGGACTATGGCGATGA